The Cloacibacillus sp. An23 genomic interval CTCTGCCCTCGCCTATGGCGTCAGCCGCAGCTATCATCCTGTCCATCGGGCGGAAGGCGCGCCGCACTATCAGATAGCAGCCCAGGGACGCGGCGGCGACGAGCGCCGGAAGCAGGAAAAATGCGAGCTGGACCATCATTTCATGGAAATCGTCCTGTTCGGAGGCCGGCATGATGCCGCGCACCCAGATGCGTCCGCCGTCGGCGTACCGGTCGTAGACGTAGAAATCGCTCGACACGCCTTCGACCAACCGCGGCGGTCCCTCCGTGAGCGGCGTCGGGATAAAGCCGTCAGGCTCCGCGCCTGACAGCAGCTTCCCCGCGCGCGTGTAGACCAGCGTGTAGCTCCCCATAGAGAAAGGCTCGAACTCCTCGTCGAGCTCGAAGGCGACGTATCTCTCGCTCTCCTTATATTCGACGTATTCGGAGTTCCTGTTCACCGCGCGCGCGAGACGTTCCTGCGCCGTGCTGGAAAGCATGGAGCCGCCCATCTCTATTATGAAGCCGAGCGCCGCCGCCGTGACGAGCAGCGTCAGCGCCGAGAACCAGAGCGTTATACTCGCTTTGACGGAGAGGCGCCGCATGGCGTTATTGCGGTTCCTTTACCGACCAGCCGGCGCCGCGCGCCGTGTGGAGTAGCTTCGTGTCGAAGCCGTCGTCTATCTTGCGCCGCAGGTAGCTGATGTAGACGTCCACGACGTTGGAGCCGCCCTCGTAGCCGTAGCTCCAGACGTGGTTCTCTATCTTTTCGCGCGACAGCACCGTCCCTTTGTTGCGCATCAGCAGCTCGAGCACGGCGAACTCGCGCGCGGAGAGATTTATCTCCTTTCCGCCGCGCGTCACCTTGTGGGCGGCCGTGTCGAGCGTCAGGTCGCCCACCGTGAGCACGGGGTTTTTAGTAGTCGAGTATTTGCGCGTTATCGCCCGCACGCGCGCGAGCAGCTCGCGGAAGGCGAACGGCTTCACGAGGTAGTCGTCCGCGCCGTCGTCGAGCCCCGCGACTCTGTCGTCCACGCCGTCGAGCGCCGTCAGGAAGAGCACTGGCGTCGATATGCCGCGCGCGCGCATCTCGCGCACCACCTCGCGCCCGCTTTTGCCCGGCATGAGTATGTCCAGCACAGCCGCGTCGTACTCTGTGCTGTCTATGTAGTCCATCGCGTCCGAGCCGTTGAAGCAGCGGTCTACGGCGTATCCCGCGTCTTCGAGCGCCTCTGCGATGAGCCTGTTCAAATCCTTTTCGTCTTCAGCGACAAGTATCCGCATTTGTTATGCACCTTCTGTAAACGAAAGCGGGGGATGCCGCGCAGCCGCCCCCGCTTTCACTATGTAACGCCGCCGGGGCCGCGGTTAGTAGTCTATCTCCCAAGATAAAAATTCGCCGCTGCGGGCGTCTATGTCGAACTTGTACTCTTTCAGGCCGTGGAATATGACGCCTTTATACTTCGCGGTCCGGCTTTTTTCGCCGCGGTCGAGCCTGAGCTTTTTAACGTCGCTCGGCTGCGCGCCCGGTACCTTCGCTAGAGCCGCGGCCACAGCCTTGTCTTCGCCGATGAACCCCTTCTCGTCTCCGTAGACGGGTTCGCGCCCTATCTCCTGCGAGAATCCTGTCACTATGCCGTTCACGGCGTCTATCTCGTACTTGAATTCATTGTCTCCCGCGTAGAAATGAAGCTTGTATTCCGAGCGCCCGTTTCTTTCTTTATCGAATTTCAGCTTCTTGAACTGCGTCTGCCCCGCTTCGAGCCCCGCGTGTTTGAGCGCTATGTCGATTGCCTGCTGCTCCGTGATCTGCGCCGCCTCCGCGCCGGCGGCCGCCGTGATTAACGCAGCCGCGGTCAGAATCCCCAAATGTTTTTTCATCGCCGCTTGCCCCCCTTGATTGATACGGACGGACTGAATCTCTGCAGCCGTTCTGCTTTTAAGTATAGGGATTGGGGATTAGAAAAACATTAAGGACCGCGCCGCGAAATAAAGAGGCCGGCGAAGCGCCGGCCCTATGGTCTCTTTATTCCGTTCTAGTCTATCTCCCACGAGACTATCTCGCCCGTGTCCGCGTTGATCTCGAACTCGTATTCCCTGAAGTTGTAGAATATCTCGCCCTCGTAGAGCCTCATGCCGTCGTCGTAGTCGATCTTGAACTTGCGGATGTGGTTCATCGTCGCGCCGGGGACTCTCGCGAGCGCTATCTCTTTGGCCTTCTGCTCGCTTATGCCCTGTCCTCCCTGCGGGGCCGCCGCGCCGCCGTTGTTCTGGAGCGGGGCTACCATGTGCTCCTCGCGCGAGAACTGACGTATCTGTCCCGTCGCCGCGTCTATGTCGTAGTCGTACTCCGTGCTGCCTACGTAGAACTCAAGCTCGTACTCCACGCGCCCGAAGTCTCTGTCTATCTTCATTTTTGTGAACTGCGCCTGATCGGCCGCGACGCCCGCGTGCTTGAGCGCTATATCCTTAGCCTGCGCTTCGGTAATCTGCGCCGCGTAGGCCGACATCGCCGTGATTCCGAAAACAACCGCTATAGCCGCTACCAATCCTACGAATTTCTTCATTCCAGTTCCTCCTCGTATATTTGCGATTTCTTATCCGAAATCTTTATGCTATAAGTATAGCCGAGAAATATTAGAAAATCATTAGAAAAATTTAGGCCGGGAAAAATCTCTTCGCGCGTGAGAGCACGCGCCGCGCCCTCAGTTTACCGGCACGCCCAGCAGCGCGTAGACGAGCGCGCCGGCGGCGCCGCAGCCGAGGATCGCCGTGACGGGGCCTATTTTTTTCTTTCTCAGCAGGAAGAGCGCCGCCAGCGAGAGAGCCACGGCGATGCCGTTCGTGCTGCGCAAGGATATGCGCGATACGCCGCCCCACCACGCTATGCCGGTGAGCGACACGGCCGCGGCTATCACCATCGCGGCGACCGCGGGGCGCAGCCCCTTGAGCACGCCCTGGACGCCGCCCGTTCCGCGGCATTTGTAGTAGAGGCGCGCCATTATCAGCACGACGGCGAGGGCTGGGAGGACGTAGGCCGTCGTGGCGAGGATCGTGCCCGGTATGCCCGCCGTCCTCGTGCCGACGAAGGAGGCTATGTTTATGCCGAGCGGCCCCGGCGTCATCTCGGCTATCGAGATTATGTCGGTGAACTCCGCGTTGGTCAGCCAGCCGCGCAGCGTGACGACGCGGCTGCGTATCAGCTCCATCGAGGCGTAGCCGCCGCCGAAGCTGAACGCGCCAAGAAGCAGGAAGGTTTTGAAGAGCTGCCAGTATATCACGCCGCGCTCCCCTTTCTCGCGCCGAGGAAGGCCGCAGCGCCGCCTATGACGCCGCAGACGAGCAGTATCGCTATTATGTCGATATGGAAAATCACCGCCGCCGCGGAGGCTCCCGCGAGCATCGCGACGGACAGCGGCTTTCTGTCCTTCAGCACGCCGCCCGCCATCGTCGCGCCGACGTTTATCATCACCGCCGCGACGCCGGCCTGCATCCCCTTCAGCAGGAGCGCGACCACCGTGCTGCTTCGGAACTGCGCGTAGAACATCGAGATGACGGTGAGTATCAGCATCGGAGGCAGTATCGTGCCGATCACCGTCAGCAGCGCGCCCGCCGTCCCCGCGACGCGGTAGCCTATTATTATTGAGGCGTTGACCGCCATCACGCCGGGGCAGGACTGCGCTATCGCGACCATGTCCATCACCTCGTCCTGCTCTATCCAGCGGAGCTCCTCGACGAATTTCTGCTGGAGCATCGAGATTATGACCATGCCGCCGCCGAAGGTGCAGGCGCTGATTATGAAGCAGGTCTTAAAAAGCGTCCACAGCTTGTGCGCGCCTCGGGCTTCCTCTCCGCGCCCGGGGCTTTCGTTTTTTTCTTCTTCCATAGGGACGGCTCCCCTTCCGTTGATTCGTGTTGCCGCGCGCCGCGCGCTCATCTATAATCGGAGCGGCGGCGTTTGCCGCTTTTTCCTTATGATTGTAGCCGTCCGCCGCGCAAGATTCCAATACAGTTTTTCCTATGCGCCATCGGACGAGCCTATGAATGGAGTGACCGCCGTGACACTGCTTCAGCTTAGGTATTTCATCCGCGTCTGCGCCTGCGGCGGTTTCACGCAGGCCGCGCGTGAGCTGCGCGTATCGCAGCCCAGCGTCTCCGAGGCGGTCAGGAGCCTCGAGGACGAGTTCGGCATGGAGCTGCTTGAGCGTAACAGCCGCGGCGTCGTCCCGACGGCGGACGGCGAGGCCTTCCGGCGCGAGGCGGAGAGGCTCGTCGAAGAGGCCGAGGCGTTCGAGCGCAGGATGCTCGCCCTCGCGGGGACGGCGCGGACGCCCAGGCTCGGCGTTCCTCCGATGCTTGAGACGCTCGTCTTTCCGTCGCTGCTCGCGTCCTACCGCCGGCTGTACCCGTCGTGCTCGATAGAGGCGGTGGAGAACGGCACCGTCACGAACCTCGAGATGGTGCGGCGCGGACTGCTCGAGGCCGCCGTCGCATCGTCGGCGGACGGGGCCCCGCCAGAAGGCTGCGGCGTGCTTGAGCTTTGCCGTACGAGACTGGCCCTCTATCTCCCGTCGCGCCATCCGCTCGCGCGGCGCGAGTCCGCGAGCCTCGCCGAAGGCGCGGAGCTGCCGCTCATCATGCTCGCATCGGACACATTCCTCTCGCGCTTCGTCGAGGAGCGCTGCGCCGCCTCGGGGACGGAGCCGCGCGTGATCATGCGCACGAACCAGCTCGAGGCGATACGGCGCATGATAGAGGAAGGCACAGCCGCGGCGTTCCTATACGAGGGCGTGCTGCCGCCGTCGGAGAAAATACGCTGCCTGCCAGTGCGCGGCCTTCCGCCGGTCTCGACGCTGCTCGTATGGAAGCGGAGCGGACGCCTCACGGCCTCGCTGCGCGGCCTGCTGCGCGCCGCCGCCGAGGCTTTCCCCGATTCGCGCGAAGCCGCGCCTCTCTCACAAAAATCACATAACGAGATGATACAATAACGCCGTCATAAAAAAGAAACGGCGGGATAAAAGGAGCCGGTAAAAATGGCTGAAAACAAACGTATATATCTGATGCGCCACGCGAAGCCCGAGCTGCCCTTCGGCGGGCGCGTCTACTACGGAAGGACGGACTATCCGCTCTCGGAAGAGGGGCGCGAAGCCGCCTCTAGGGTCGGGGCGTTCCTGCGCGGCAGGATAAAGTTCGACGCGCTATACACGAGCGGCATGAAGCGCGCCGTCGAGACGGCCTCGCTCGTCGTCCCGGAAATGGAAGGGACGGCCGTTCCGGAGCTGCGCGAGATCGACCTAGGAGAATGGGACGGACGCTCCTACGACGAGGTGCGCGACCAGTTCCGCGAAATATACGAAAAACGCGGAATGAAATTCGCCAGCACCGCCCCGCCGGGCGGCGAGACCTTCGAGGAGCTCCAGCGCCGGGCTGTGCCCGCCTTTGAGAAGATACTCGCGGCTCACGAAAGCGGCAACATCCTGATAGTCGCCCACGGCGGCGCGATATGGAGCATAACGGCGCGCCTCTTCGGCCTCGACCTCAACGACATGTTCTTCTTCGCGCTCGACTACTGCGGCATCAGCGTCGTAGAGCCATCCTGCGGAAGAATGCGCCTCGTGAGATACAACTGGACGCCGGAGGCCGAACGGCTGTAGCGGCGAAACGAAAAGAGGTAAAAATATGAAGAAAAGAACCGGCGGCGCGGCGGTGGCGCTCGTCGCCGTGATATCCATAGCCCTGCTCGCCTCGGCGGCGTGGCTCGGGGCCGGGGCCGTGAAACGGCGCGGCCTCGAAAAGGGGACGGAGGCGCTTGCGGCCGGCGACTACGCGCAGGCCGCGGCGTATCTTGAGCGCGCGGAGAAATTTTCGCTGCGCGCGGACGCGGCCGTGCTGACGGCGCTCGGCGAGGCGCGCGAGGGGCTGGGCGACGGAGCGGCGGCGAAAGAATGCTATTCCCTCGCGGTCAAGGCCGACGGCGCCCACGCGAAGGCCAGATATAAGCTCGCCATGATATATATAAAGGAGAAGAATTTCGAAGCCGCGCGCAGCGAGGTCGCCGCGCTCGAAAAGCTCGGCACCGGCGAGGCCGCGGGATACGCCCGCGAGCTGAAGAAGGAAGTCCAGCTCGGCTCCGTCAAGAGCATATTCGACGGCATTGTGGACAAAGTCCTGCCGGAGCTCGGCTTCGGCGACAAACCGGCGGAATCGGGGGACGCGCGGTGAAGCGGCTTCTGCGTTCCGCGCTCGCCGCGCTGATGCTCGCCGCGGCGCTTGCCGCCGCGCCCGCCTGCTTCGCCGGAGAGCCCGAGGTCATCGACAACAAAAAGACGGTGCTGCATAAAAATTTCTTCGACATCCCCGTCGCCATCGTGCCCAAAATGGGCTATAACTTTGAGAAAATCGAAAACGGCGTAGTAGACAAAAAGAAAAAAGTCTCGCTCGAGGGCTCGCTGCTGCACATGTCCTACTCGCGCCTGCTCGACGAAATCTCCAACGACGCGCTCAAAAAAGGCAACATGGAGGTCAAGTCGCGCTACTCCTTCATATGGAACGGGAGCCGCGCCGAGCTGATGAAAATATTCGCGGAGGGCCACGGCGCGACCATCGGCAAATGGGTGCTCATCGTGGACAGAGGCGCGGACAAATGCTGGATGGTAAGCGGCTCCTACAACGCGAAGGACATGACCTCGGCGCAGTTCGTGCTCGACATGATACGCAGCGCGTGGTGGGAGAACGGCGCGGAGGAAAGCTCCGGCTGGCCGCTCTACGGCGGCGTCGATCCGGAAGGCACGCCCTTTCGTCTGGCCGGCTTCCGCCAGGACGCGCTGATATACACGAAGGACGGCAAAATACCGACGCAGGCCTCCGACCATGCCCTATTCGTCGTATCCTCGGCGGCGCGCGAATTTATAGCGCCGGAGAAACGCGCTGAATTCGCCCTGCGCGAGATAAAAAACGTAGAACGCGGAGCCGAGCTTGAAATAATATCGCAGACGGAAGAAACGATAGGCGGCGTCCCCGCCGTCGTGATAACGGCGCGGACGAAGGACGAGGCGCGCGCGCTCATATACCAGACCGCGCTCTTCCACAGCCAGCGCGTCACGATGCTCGTCGGCATAGCGCGCGGAGACGCGGATGCGAACCTAGCGCTATTCCAGCGCCTCGCCGCGACATACAACGAAAGCCCGACCGCGAAAAACGACGCGCTGCGCCGCCTTCACCTCACGGCGCGCGGCGGAACGGCGACCTAAAACGCGGCATCGCCGTCCGGAGCCGCCTTCGCGGTTCCGCCGCCATAGACTGCGCCGTGCTGATAAGTGAAACAGATGAAATATAAAAACAGGCGATAAAACTGCCGCAAGACGAAAAACGAGAAAGGAGCGGAAAAATGAAAAAAATAATATCGGCCATACTGGTACTGCTGATGTTTTCCGGCGCGGCCTTCGCAAACCCGGGCCCGCCGCCGAGACCGCCGCGCGGCGGCCCTGCGAGAGGCCCCGCGCCGCGTCCGATGCCCCCGAGGCCCGGCCCGCGCCCGGGACACACGCCGCCGCACATGCGCCCCGGCGGGCCGCCAGGCGCGCACAGGCCGCCGCGTCCGATGCCTCCAAGGCCGGGCGTGAAGCCCGGCCCGCCGCCAGGCATACACAGGCCGCCGGGGCCTCCGCACCCCGGCATAAACCGGCCTCCGCGCCCTATGCCTCCGAGACCGGGCATAAGACCGGGCGGGCCGCCGTCCCGTCCGATGCCGCCGCGCCCCGGACACCCCGGGCCGCGTCCGCTTCCGCCGAGACCTCCGGTGCGTCCGGGCCACATGCCGCCGCCTCCGCCCCCGCCGCCGCGCTACTACCATAGGTATCACCACTGGCACGACGACTGGTTCATAAGCGGACTCGGCATAGGGCTCATAATAGGCGCGCTCTCGAACTCCGGCGGCGGCTACAGCTCCGGCGAACGCGACTACGCGCGCCGCGCCGAGGAAGTGCGAAAGGCCGCGCGCGAGACCGCGGAGCAGCAGGGCAGGCACCTGATCGAGATAATAGAGAGGATAGGCCCGCAGCCGGCGCTCTACGAGCTCAACGAATACTGGCAGGCGCAGGGACAGACGACGGCCCTCGATACGAGCGACCCGATGCGTTCGCTCAAGGTATCGGGCTTCCAGGAAAACCTGACGATAGTCTACTGGATAGACCGCACGCTGGAAAAGGCGACCGTGACGGTCACGGCCCCAGCCTACAACGTCTCTGAAAGCGTCAGCGAGCGCTACCGCTGGAACGAACCCGCCGCGCTGCCCGCGACGGCTCCGCCGCATGCGCTCCCGGTTAAGTCTCCGGCCTCCGGCGGCGCTGAGCTCGGAAGCGCCTTCAAGCGCCTCGGCTTCACGCTGTCAGAAGACGCGCGCACGCCGCAGGGCTATCTGGTGATCCAGAGCGTCGTCCCGGCGACAGCCGCGGCATACGCCGGAGTGAAGAAGGGCGCTGCGCTCACGGCGATCGACGGCAACAGCACCGCGCAGGTCAGCGTGGAACAGCTCTGCGCCTTCATAGACCGCCGCGCCTCCGTCGGAGCCGCAGTGAAAATAACCGTCTCCGAGAACGGAAAGGAGAGAAGCGTGAGACTCCAGCTCTAGGCGAAATTGCGAAAAAGCCTTGCGCCGAAAGCCGCTCTCATGGTAGACTAACAGACGCGGATACGGACCCGTAGCTCAGATGGATAGAGCGACTGCCTCCTAAGCAGTAGGCCATCGGTTCAATTCCGGTCGGGCCCGCCATAATGAAAAGAAAGCCGCTCGGTATAACGCCGGGCGGTTTTTTTCGTACCTTATTGTATTTTTCAAATTATCATGCAAAATCGCGGCGGCTACATAAACACCGGCGCGGCGATTATTCCTACCGCCGCGGAGCAAGCTATGTAGACTATCGGGTGTTTTTTGTATTTTCTGATGAGGAAAAGGATTATCGCGAAGTAGGCTATCCTTCCCCACGGAAGGGCGGAGAGCTGCGGCGCGGCGCCGCCTATGTGGACTACCGCTATGCGGAAGACGTCGAAGCCCGCGGCGGCTATTAGTCCCGTTACGGCGGGGCGCAGGCCGTAGAACATATAGTCTACGTACTTGTTGCCGCTGAATTTTTCAAGCGATTTCGAGACGAGCGTAACGATGACTATCGCCGGGACTATCACGCCGAGCGTCGCTATTATGCCGCCCGTCACGCCCGCTAGGTTGAAGCCGACGTAGGTCGCCATGTTGATGCCTATCGGGCCGGGCGTCGATTCCGAGATGGCTATCATGTCTGTGATGAAGCGCTCGCTGAACCATCCCGTGCGCTGGCTCAGCTCCTGAAGGAACGGGATCGTCGCCATTCCGCCGCCGACGGCGAAGAGCCCTATTTTGAAAAATTCTATGAAAAGCTGAAGCAGTATCATTTACTTCGCCGCCTCTTTCTTCGCCGCGAGCGTTTTATAACTTACGCCGAGCAGCGCCGCGCCGACGATGATCGGTATCGGCGAGACTGAGGTGAATTCCATCAGAACGAAGACGCCCGCGCATACCGCGACGCCGAGCTTATCCTTGACGCCTTTTTTCCAGAGCCCGAGCACAGCGTCGAGTATCAGCGCGACGACGCATATCGAAACGCCGGTCATGGCCTCTTTGACGTATATGTTGTCCTGAAAGTTAGAGAGGAAGGCTGCTATTATGCTGATGATTATTATGCACGGCGAGACGCAGCCGAGCGCCGCGGCTATGCCGCCGGCCGTGCGCCTGACGTGATAGCCGATGAATACGGCGACGTTTACCGCGATGATGCCGGGCAGCCCCTGGCTGACGGCGTAGAAGTCCATCACCTGCTCGTCGCTGACCCATCTCTTTTTTTCCACGCATTCCCTTTTCAGTATCGGCAGCATCGTGTAGCCGCCGCCGAAGGTGACGCTCCCCATTTTGAAGAAGGACAGATATAGATCAAGAAGTTCTTTCATCTTCCGCCACGCAGCTCCTTTCAGGCGCTTCCGCCTAGTTCGTTACTATACTACCAGAGCCGCGAATCGGCTATAAGTGGCTTGCCTGTCAATGCCGGCCAATAATGTAGAATAAAAGCGCGCGCCATAGTTGATGAAGAGTCTCGACTATGTTATTATAATAACGAAGGGAATATACGATATGATAATGACGAGAGAAAGCGACTATGCGGTAAGAATATTAAGGGCCCTCTCCGGCGGCGAAAAGCTTAACGTCGGCCAGATTTGCGACGTTGAGCTCGTGCCTATCCAGTTCGCCTATAAAATTCTTAAAAAGCTGCATAGGGGCGGCTATGTCGAAGTGTTCAGGGGCGTCGGCGGCGGCTGCCGTCTCGCCGTCGATCTCGACAAGGTTTCCCTGTACGACCTTCTTGTGTGCATCAACGAGAACATTTTCGTCAACGCGTGCATGGCGCCGGATTACAAGTGCCCGCGCCGCGACGCGCTATGCGGAGAGTGCCGTTTTCACAGCAACTTGTCGGAGCTTCAGCAGAAATTTGAGGAAGAGCTGAAGTCCCGCAGCATAGCGTCCATGTTCAAATAAGGAATTTTTTTACACCAAAAGTGGAGTAGATATATCAAAAAAAATTTAATGTGTGGGAGGAAAAGTTATGAATCAGTGTTTCGGGTGCAACACATGTAAGAGCGCGGACAAACCGCTCGAGGATTTCATACGCACGCTGCCCAACGAGACTTCGCATCATAGGGTCGCGGGCCAGTCGGTGAAGTGCGGCTTCGGGCTTCAGGGGGTCTGCTGCCGTCTCTGTTCCAACGGTCCGTGCCGCGTGACGCCGAAGGCGCCGAAGGGAATATGCGGCGCGACCGCGGACGTCATCGTGGCGCGCAATTTCCTGCGCGCGGTCGCGGCGGGCTCCGGCTGCTACATCCACATCGTCGAGAACACGGCGCTTAATCTGAAGAACACGGCGCTCGCGAAGGGCGAGATCAAGGGCGAGAAGGCTCTCGAGCACCTCTGCGAGCTCTTCGGCGTGACCGGGGGCGACAAGTACGAGAAGGCGCTCGCCGTCGCCGATATGGTGCTCGCCGACATCTACAAGCCCGCCTACGAAAAGATGGAGCTGGTCAAAAAGATGGCTTACCCGCCGCGCTACGCGAACTGGGAAAAGCTCGGCATCCTTCCGGGCGGTGCAAACGCGGAGATAGTCAACGGCGTCGTAAAGTGCTCGACGAACCTCAACTCCGACCCGGTGGACATGCTGCTGACATGCCTCAAGCTCGGCATATCGACGGGGCTCTACGGCCTCACGCTGACGAACCTGCTGAACGACGTGATGCTCGGCGAGCCGGAGATACGCCCCGCCCCCGTCGGCCTCGGCGTAATCGACCCTGACTACATAAATATAATGATAACGGGCCATCAGCACTCATGCTTCTCGTACCTTCAGGACAGGCTCGTGCAGCCCGACGTCGAGGCGAAGGCCAAGGCGGCGGGCGCGAAGGGCTTCCGCCTCGTCGGCTGCACCTGCGTCGGGCAGGACTTGCAGCTCCGCGGCGCGCACTACACCGAGGTGTTCGTCGGACACGCCGGCAACAATTTCACCTCTGAAGCGGTGCTTTCGACCGGCGCGATAGACGCGGTGCTCTCCGAGTTCAACTGCACCCTGCCCGGCATCGAGCCGATCTGCGACGCGCTCGGCATAAAGCAGATATGCCTCGACGACGTGGCGAAGAAATCCAACGCCGAGTACATGCCCTTCGTCTTCGAGACGCGCGAAGCCGACGCCGACAGAATCATCGACAAGGTGCTCGAATCATACAAGAACCGCCGCGGCAAGGTCGAGCTTCGCCTCATGCCGGAACAC includes:
- a CDS encoding PDZ domain-containing protein is translated as MPPRPGIRPGGPPSRPMPPRPGHPGPRPLPPRPPVRPGHMPPPPPPPPRYYHRYHHWHDDWFISGLGIGLIIGALSNSGGGYSSGERDYARRAEEVRKAARETAEQQGRHLIEIIERIGPQPALYELNEYWQAQGQTTALDTSDPMRSLKVSGFQENLTIVYWIDRTLEKATVTVTAPAYNVSESVSERYRWNEPAALPATAPPHALPVKSPASGGAELGSAFKRLGFTLSEDARTPQGYLVIQSVVPATAAAYAGVKKGAALTAIDGNSTAQVSVEQLCAFIDRRASVGAAVKITVSENGKERSVRLQL
- a CDS encoding PepSY domain-containing protein; protein product: MKKHLGILTAAALITAAAGAEAAQITEQQAIDIALKHAGLEAGQTQFKKLKFDKERNGRSEYKLHFYAGDNEFKYEIDAVNGIVTGFSQEIGREPVYGDEKGFIGEDKAVAAALAKVPGAQPSDVKKLRLDRGEKSRTAKYKGVIFHGLKEYKFDIDARSGEFLSWEIDY
- a CDS encoding chromate transporter, with translation MEEEKNESPGRGEEARGAHKLWTLFKTCFIISACTFGGGMVIISMLQQKFVEELRWIEQDEVMDMVAIAQSCPGVMAVNASIIIGYRVAGTAGALLTVIGTILPPMLILTVISMFYAQFRSSTVVALLLKGMQAGVAAVMINVGATMAGGVLKDRKPLSVAMLAGASAAAVIFHIDIIAILLVCGVIGGAAAFLGARKGSAA
- a CDS encoding response regulator transcription factor codes for the protein MRILVAEDEKDLNRLIAEALEDAGYAVDRCFNGSDAMDYIDSTEYDAAVLDILMPGKSGREVVREMRARGISTPVLFLTALDGVDDRVAGLDDGADDYLVKPFAFRELLARVRAITRKYSTTKNPVLTVGDLTLDTAAHKVTRGGKEINLSAREFAVLELLMRNKGTVLSREKIENHVWSYGYEGGSNVVDVYISYLRRKIDDGFDTKLLHTARGAGWSVKEPQ
- the cooS gene encoding anaerobic carbon-monoxide dehydrogenase catalytic subunit translates to MNQCFGCNTCKSADKPLEDFIRTLPNETSHHRVAGQSVKCGFGLQGVCCRLCSNGPCRVTPKAPKGICGATADVIVARNFLRAVAAGSGCYIHIVENTALNLKNTALAKGEIKGEKALEHLCELFGVTGGDKYEKALAVADMVLADIYKPAYEKMELVKKMAYPPRYANWEKLGILPGGANAEIVNGVVKCSTNLNSDPVDMLLTCLKLGISTGLYGLTLTNLLNDVMLGEPEIRPAPVGLGVIDPDYINIMITGHQHSCFSYLQDRLVQPDVEAKAKAAGAKGFRLVGCTCVGQDLQLRGAHYTEVFVGHAGNNFTSEAVLSTGAIDAVLSEFNCTLPGIEPICDALGIKQICLDDVAKKSNAEYMPFVFETREADADRIIDKVLESYKNRRGKVELRLMPEHGNKDTITGVSEVSLKKFLGGNWKPLIDLIAAGEIKGVAGVVGCSNLTFGGHDVLTVELTKELIKRDIIVLSAGCSSGGLENCGLMEPKAAELAGPKLRAVCEKLGIPPVLNFGPCLAIGRLEIVATELAAALGVDLPQMPLVLSAPQWLEEQALADGAFGLALGLPLHLGEPPFITGSKVVVDVLTEQMKSLTGGQVIIDPNAATAADTLERIILDRRAALNI
- a CDS encoding chromate transporter; protein product: MILLQLFIEFFKIGLFAVGGGMATIPFLQELSQRTGWFSERFITDMIAISESTPGPIGINMATYVGFNLAGVTGGIIATLGVIVPAIVIVTLVSKSLEKFSGNKYVDYMFYGLRPAVTGLIAAAGFDVFRIAVVHIGGAAPQLSALPWGRIAYFAIILFLIRKYKKHPIVYIACSAAVGIIAAPVFM
- a CDS encoding chromate transporter, yielding MKELLDLYLSFFKMGSVTFGGGYTMLPILKRECVEKKRWVSDEQVMDFYAVSQGLPGIIAVNVAVFIGYHVRRTAGGIAAALGCVSPCIIIISIIAAFLSNFQDNIYVKEAMTGVSICVVALILDAVLGLWKKGVKDKLGVAVCAGVFVLMEFTSVSPIPIIVGAALLGVSYKTLAAKKEAAK
- a CDS encoding histidine phosphatase family protein, with translation MAENKRIYLMRHAKPELPFGGRVYYGRTDYPLSEEGREAASRVGAFLRGRIKFDALYTSGMKRAVETASLVVPEMEGTAVPELREIDLGEWDGRSYDEVRDQFREIYEKRGMKFASTAPPGGETFEELQRRAVPAFEKILAAHESGNILIVAHGGAIWSITARLFGLDLNDMFFFALDYCGISVVEPSCGRMRLVRYNWTPEAERL
- a CDS encoding LysR family transcriptional regulator, with the translated sequence MTAVTLLQLRYFIRVCACGGFTQAARELRVSQPSVSEAVRSLEDEFGMELLERNSRGVVPTADGEAFRREAERLVEEAEAFERRMLALAGTARTPRLGVPPMLETLVFPSLLASYRRLYPSCSIEAVENGTVTNLEMVRRGLLEAAVASSADGAPPEGCGVLELCRTRLALYLPSRHPLARRESASLAEGAELPLIMLASDTFLSRFVEERCAASGTEPRVIMRTNQLEAIRRMIEEGTAAAFLYEGVLPPSEKIRCLPVRGLPPVSTLLVWKRSGRLTASLRGLLRAAAEAFPDSREAAPLSQKSHNEMIQ
- a CDS encoding Rrf2 family transcriptional regulator yields the protein MKSLDYVIIITKGIYDMIMTRESDYAVRILRALSGGEKLNVGQICDVELVPIQFAYKILKKLHRGGYVEVFRGVGGGCRLAVDLDKVSLYDLLVCINENIFVNACMAPDYKCPRRDALCGECRFHSNLSELQQKFEEELKSRSIASMFK
- a CDS encoding chromate transporter, translating into MIYWQLFKTFLLLGAFSFGGGYASMELIRSRVVTLRGWLTNAEFTDIISIAEMTPGPLGINIASFVGTRTAGIPGTILATTAYVLPALAVVLIMARLYYKCRGTGGVQGVLKGLRPAVAAMVIAAAVSLTGIAWWGGVSRISLRSTNGIAVALSLAALFLLRKKKIGPVTAILGCGAAGALVYALLGVPVN
- a CDS encoding PepSY domain-containing protein, whose amino-acid sequence is MKKFVGLVAAIAVVFGITAMSAYAAQITEAQAKDIALKHAGVAADQAQFTKMKIDRDFGRVEYELEFYVGSTEYDYDIDAATGQIRQFSREEHMVAPLQNNGGAAAPQGGQGISEQKAKEIALARVPGATMNHIRKFKIDYDDGMRLYEGEIFYNFREYEFEINADTGEIVSWEID